The following DNA comes from Miscanthus floridulus cultivar M001 chromosome 5, ASM1932011v1, whole genome shotgun sequence.
AGAATCGATCACTCTAATGTTCCATCGGTTCACAGATTCATCAACTAGTTGTTCTGTTCATCCAAAACATTCATATATGGAACACAAGGAATTTATTTTGAGGCCAGAAAGAAAGACACAAATCACACAGGGGACTGCAGCAGATGCAACCAACAAAGAATTACATGCACCAAAATCAACAATTGAGCGAGCAAATTATTGAGGCAATGTTGCAATGATGTGCCCGTCTTTGGTGACATTCAGCACTAGATAAACTCTTACAAGAAACAAAATTGTGAAGGCAGGCAGGTATCATCGTCGTTTCGACAAGCATCAGCTAAAAATGTCAATTGTAAAGCAGGTCTTAACTAGTGGAAATCATCTAGACCTTATAGCCGGTTAAGGTGAAACCTCTGCCAACAATCTCTCCTACGCAGAACCATGCATAAAGCTCAACTCCAAATAAAGTCGCAACCCCAAGGTCCTCAACCTTGAGATCTTTCCTGTTCTTCCATACCTGCTTGACACTATCAAGCTCCTTCCAGAATGCCTCATAGCGACCTGGTAGGCTGAACAAACACAACAATGGTTAGAAACAATGAAAAGTAAACTCCTGAATGGCACAAGTTACATATTGCATCTAATTGCTGTTCCTAATGCTTTTATAAAGTTTCAACAGGCCACTTGCATTTAGACAAACAATGATGTATTAATTGCAGCTCCTTGATATTTAAAATTTTGTCAAGCCATTTCTATTTATTATGGTCAATTTCAAAATACCTCCAagctactccctctattccaaattgtaagttgttttggcttttttaggtacatagcttttgctatgcatctagatatacactatggGTCTGTTTGGTTTAGCATATGAGCTGTGGAAAAGTTGTTGTGAGTTATGTGCGGTAAAACTGTAAGCTGTTTGGATAACACAAGTATAAAACCTACCCCCTCTCTATCTCCCTTGAAACAGCTTTGAAACAACTTTATATTTCCACCCATGTCAACACTTGATGCTAAAGATGTTATACATAAACTTTTATACACCAGAAAATCAGACTATGTGCACAGCATTTTCCTCTGTCAATCAACCAACATCCAAAAGAAATAAGAATGCAATCACATTTGCCAATAACCAATCAAGTTATCAGTGTTTATATGCAAAGAATCTACTCTTTCATACATGCATAGTTTTTGGCCACAGTGATATTATAAAGATTCATTTCTAGAACCATACAACAAATTCTTCTTGCAGTAGCGCCATGACACGTCAACACCACAAGAGAGTCCACACCAGGGTGTTAATTGATCAAACTTTCATGGTTTTCCCTAACAGCCATGCACAGTGCTCTATGCATCTATCTATGTCTCCACGTAAGATGGATCTCAGGAAATTGCAGGAAAAAAAATACAAGGAACAAACATGGATAATCAAGCATACAAGCATTGATGTATAGGTCTATTTTGCTATGAAACTTCAAAATTGTGTTTAATCCACCAAACCAAACTTAAATTCAGGAACTGGCAGGTATAATATtgaaaaaaaagggcgtacccagtgcacagagctcccgctctgtgcgggatctggggaagggtgtcagtggcaagccttaccctcgcctgtgcaatgcgatgagaccgcgactcgaacccgggaccttccggtcacaggtggtaagactctaccgcttgcaccaggcccgcccttcaagtaTAATATTGAAAGAGGAGATGAAGCATTCGATTGCATAAAGGTATACAATCATGATATAAGAAACAAAAACATTACAAATAGATGGGAGATTTATCACATTTCCTATTGCTACAAACCACGAGACAAAATACATATTAAGTGTTAAGTCATAAACAATGAAGCCACAAAGAACCATGTTAGCCAAGAGGGTAAGCCAAGGACTGCCCTCGAAAGTTGAAGACTGAAGAGCATAAATATGCTGTGCTACCTACAAATGCTCAGGTACACCACCAAAAAATAACCACATTATCCTCATAGCTGATACTGGCCATAAGCAAGTCATATCATACATCCATACTATGTTCAGCTTTAACAAGGTGACTGCAATAGTAGCCAATTACAGCACATTATCCTCATAGCTGATACTGGCCATACGCAAGTCATATCATACATCCATACTATGTTCAGCTTTAACAAGGTGACTACCATAGTAGCCAATCACAGGAGACAAACATTAACCGCACAACACTATACCCATCGAACAAGCGATCTGAACAAACCCCGTTAGGCCGTTACTGTTAACTGCGCGCACGAACAGATCGTGCAGCATTTCAGGCAAGAGAACCCAATTGGCTAATCGCAACGAGACGCAACATCAAAAGAGGGAGGCGGTTTCACCTTGCGAGGCGGGTGTAGAAGAGCTGTTTGGAGAGCTCCTGGCACTTCTCGGCGGTGGGGGGCTGAACGACGTACTGCTTGTTCTTCTCCATGACCTCCTTGTAGTAGGCGCCGCCGTGCTTCGAGGCGAACTCCGCCGCACGCGCCGCCTGCGCTCGCAGCTGCGCCAGCTtcgccgccatcgccgccggTCCTAAACCCTACGACACCCCGCACAGGAAGGGAAAAAACGAGTCAAACCGAAAGGAACCAGATCTGGACGCACGGGGTGGGGAGGCTACGGATCTGACGGGAAGAGGCCAGAGTTTAGGGTGGAGAATCGGATGCTCACCTTGGTGAAAGCGAAGGGGAGAGGTGCGGGCGCGAGGTGCGAGGAGATCGAGAAGGGCGACGACGGCGGGCGAGATGGGGAGGGGAAAACGGTGGCTGGCGGAGGAGGTGGGTGCGTCTGGGTTGGTCGAGACCTTGATGGTCGAGGGCAGTACCGTCACTTCTGGTAGTTTGGTTCATCAGAGGTTTGGGATTTGTTTCTCGAGTGTTGCAGCCTGCAGACGTAGAGGTTAATCGTAGCTTACTGGCATCGGGCTGATATTGGGCGCCTATATTGCAAACTACCGAACCAAGTCCAACGGACTTCTTATTAATTATTACTAACCACATAACTTTTGTATATGTGATTTTGGCTCTTTGATAAAACTTCATATCTGATGATTATTTGACGATTTTAAAAATAATTCCTCTCATTCTATCTAAATATAATAGTGGGTAAACCTTAGTTAAAAACCCTAAATGCATTATTTCGCGTGATTAGTTGACCCAAGAGGCCCACCCAAAAATCCATATGCAAAAAAATATTAGTCAACCAAAATTATTCTTCTCCCCGGGATCGTTGAATCCAACGTCTGTTTTATCTCAAAATCTTGTTAGCCCAAAAATCCAATAAAAAATAAGCATGTGTGCGATTGGAGTGTAGCAAAATCACATGACACACacccttatccggccacctatcaGTCATGCTAAATCCCTTCACCAATTTCCTCAGCTCTCCTACTCCTTCTCGTTTCCTCCCTCAACCAAGAAAAGAGAAATAagaaaaagagaaggaagaaATCCCCATCACCtcagtaagggggtgtttggttcctccttctaaactttagtcgttgtctcatcgaatgtttggacatatgcatggagtattaaatgtagactaattacgaaactaaatgtaCAGATTGAGACTGTTTTGCGAGACaatttttttaagtctaattagtccataatttgacaatgtggtgctacaataaacatatactaatgatggattaattaggtttaataaattcgtctcgtggattactgacggattctgtaatttgttttttattagtattcgaacatcACATACGACACCCCCATGGgacacctcctaaactttagtcactggatccaaacaccccctaaatatcGTTAGAGCATTGGCAGATAAGGACACCGGTGAGCAGCTCCACGATGTCGACCACCTCTTCttgctcgccggagttggagcaaGGAGCTTCCACAGCTTCTTCTTTCTCCCTCAAGCTTCCAAGAACAAGCCATCAATCCACTCTAGGCCAAGATGTTATGTATAGAGACTCCCCCTCAATCTAGTAAATCCTCCCCCCGAAGCCCTCATTTTCCCTTCTCCCTATCAAGGTTCACTAAAGCTACATCTCGCATCCAAGGTCTCGCCACCATGGGTGACCTCGAGCTCCCAAACCCTCATGCATGTCAAATCCACCACCCAAAATGGAAGCCACAACATCAAAGCCCATCCAAATGGGTGGCCGCAGATGCCCAGAATTGTCCCTGGTATCCTCCTTAGCATTTTGGTTGACCTCGATGGACGATCTATGAAATATGTACTAAGGGGTATGAGCATGGCCACCCTACTAGGGCCGAACAGTCTGAGCATGGCCAATGGATGTGTTGTGGATAATGAGGATTCAATTGGATAACTGTATTAAGGCCTAGTGGTAACTATATATAGAGTACATGAGAGGCATAAGAGGAAAACTCTATAGTTGAATAATATAGTAAAACCCTTGACTATTATACCTTAATACTCCCTCACAAATGCAACATGAATGCAATGTTGTTCATTTGGAGAGTTGATACTATGCACTAGCCTTTAAAAAGGAAGAGCAAAATGTACTATAGGTCCATTCACTTTTCATCCTATGTCACTTAGCCCCAACATCTTT
Coding sequences within:
- the LOC136452360 gene encoding uncharacterized protein, with translation MAAKLAQLRAQAARAAEFASKHGGAYYKEVMEKNKQYVVQPPTAEKCQELSKQLFYTRLASLPGRYEAFWKELDSVKQVWKNRKDLKVEDLGVATLFGVELYAWFCVGEIVGRGFTLTGYKV